In one window of Candidatus Hydrogenedens sp. DNA:
- a CDS encoding uroporphyrinogen decarboxylase family protein yields MDTMATRYQNCLKRYVTALRNEKPDCVPIRPFVAEFTARYCGFTCQQVTHDYRIAFDAVCQTVKDFDWDAVVPNMVYVWTGLAQSLGLKYYGIPGIELDPNTGFQYKEPPEDQAFMKEDEYDELIADPTGFLYEKWLPRVSTEVVEPGKPAKVRTYQALVKTAMAMYDYFYAFGPQIERLKNECGTVSAIAGIFKAPLDIIADKLRGYIGLTMDLLIQPDKVLKACEALMPHLHHVAKTTADPNKLVPIGFWMHRGCTPFVTREQFHKFYWPTLKPIIEELWRERQQVLFYAEGNWDDHLESFAELPEKSIVFHIDRSSPEKVQKILGEKFCISGGLPNAILAVGTPKEVREQCKKLIKLLAKDGGYIMDASAIIQNDAKVENIQAFTEATREYGIYNGMGWSGIDNVLNSEQTVQSTDGLHIQKPSWLSCYPPAGVCVPWEEKRKEIPQIKGDELLVEQIWNGIEAHGYTFIWQMLLSF; encoded by the coding sequence ATGGACACGATGGCAACCCGTTATCAAAATTGTTTGAAGCGATATGTTACCGCATTACGAAATGAAAAACCTGATTGTGTCCCTATCCGACCATTTGTAGCAGAGTTCACAGCACGTTATTGTGGTTTTACCTGTCAGCAAGTAACTCATGATTATCGGATTGCCTTTGATGCGGTTTGCCAAACTGTGAAAGATTTTGATTGGGATGCGGTTGTCCCAAATATGGTGTATGTATGGACAGGTTTGGCTCAATCGTTGGGCTTGAAATATTACGGAATTCCTGGAATTGAACTTGACCCGAACACAGGGTTTCAATATAAAGAACCGCCCGAAGACCAGGCATTTATGAAAGAGGATGAATATGATGAATTAATTGCTGACCCAACGGGTTTTTTATACGAAAAATGGTTGCCTCGTGTATCAACAGAAGTGGTTGAACCTGGAAAACCCGCGAAAGTAAGGACTTATCAGGCATTAGTCAAAACAGCCATGGCAATGTATGATTATTTCTATGCCTTTGGTCCTCAAATTGAACGATTAAAAAACGAATGTGGAACAGTCTCTGCTATCGCGGGGATTTTTAAAGCACCTCTGGATATTATTGCGGATAAATTACGTGGTTATATTGGTTTGACGATGGATTTACTAATCCAGCCAGATAAAGTATTAAAAGCATGTGAAGCCTTGATGCCCCATTTGCATCATGTGGCAAAGACAACCGCTGACCCTAATAAATTAGTTCCCATCGGCTTTTGGATGCATCGCGGTTGTACTCCATTTGTTACTCGAGAACAATTTCATAAATTCTATTGGCCTACACTGAAACCTATCATTGAAGAACTCTGGCGAGAAAGGCAGCAGGTTTTATTTTATGCAGAAGGTAATTGGGATGACCATTTAGAATCTTTCGCAGAATTGCCTGAAAAAAGTATTGTGTTCCATATTGACCGTAGTTCTCCCGAAAAAGTTCAAAAAATATTAGGTGAAAAATTCTGTATTAGTGGTGGATTACCGAACGCTATCCTTGCAGTAGGGACACCGAAAGAAGTGCGGGAACAGTGTAAAAAATTAATAAAACTTTTAGCCAAAGATGGTGGATACATTATGGACGCCAGTGCTATTATCCAAAATGATGCAAAAGTTGAGAACATTCAGGCTTTTACAGAGGCGACTCGTGAATATGGAATATATAATGGTATGGGTTGGTCAGGAATTGACAATGTATTAAACAGTGAACAGACGGTACAATCCACAGATGGATTGCACATCCAGAAACCGTCATGGCTGTCCTGTTATCCACCTGCTGGTGTATGTGTGCCCTGGGAAGAAAAACGGAAAGAAATACCTCAAATCAAGGGAGACGAATTGCTGGTTGAACAAATCTGGAACGGGATTGAAGCACATGGCTATACCTTTATCTGGCAAATGTTATTGTCTTTTTAA
- a CDS encoding SGNH/GDSL hydrolase family protein has translation MTRYFKIFLSFVITAGVIFVLAEISTNIYVYYFADEDSLSRYASITQLARIFNKDKNKLRITPHPYTVYTLSPNYEEGCNKHNLYGFRGKELGTKEDGEIWIACLGESTTYDYDIECWEKAYPAQLEKYLNEQGVKAKVINAGVDGWTSFEILIDFNLRVSRLPIDILIYYGGFNDIIFTRLVHPIPKNPLERDITCARWGIDGMFNYPFWETSSVMRIILVKLGYAIPHFDLFSMHLSPQNCFIDVVVQLLNRSYPEGIFKDIPIENILLNNPPIWFEQNLTNLVLLAKSKSIIPILTTYALNKSKHNNHFIVRDEKSVAIINRIMSFGIKEMNSVIEKIAKEQNIPILDLDNSYPVDGNLFTDLIHNNEQGAQIKAELIAKFLINSHIINLPKHD, from the coding sequence ATGACACGATATTTCAAGATTTTTCTATCTTTTGTTATAACCGCTGGGGTTATTTTTGTCCTCGCCGAAATATCTACAAATATATACGTTTATTATTTTGCAGATGAGGATTCGCTGAGCCGTTATGCATCGATAACACAACTTGCAAGGATATTTAATAAGGATAAGAACAAATTAAGGATAACACCGCACCCTTATACGGTTTATACTTTGTCTCCTAATTATGAGGAGGGGTGCAATAAACACAATTTGTATGGATTTAGAGGCAAGGAACTTGGAACGAAGGAAGATGGGGAAATATGGATTGCATGTTTGGGGGAATCAACTACCTATGATTACGATATTGAATGCTGGGAGAAAGCCTATCCTGCTCAATTAGAAAAGTATTTAAATGAACAGGGAGTTAAAGCAAAAGTTATCAATGCGGGTGTTGATGGCTGGACCAGTTTTGAGATTTTGATTGATTTTAACCTTCGTGTTTCACGGTTACCTATTGATATTCTCATTTATTATGGTGGATTCAACGATATAATATTTACCCGATTGGTTCATCCAATACCTAAAAATCCTTTAGAGAGAGATATTACGTGTGCTCGTTGGGGTATAGACGGAATGTTTAATTATCCCTTCTGGGAGACCAGTTCTGTAATGCGAATTATCCTTGTAAAACTGGGATATGCAATCCCACATTTTGATTTGTTTTCGATGCATTTAAGCCCGCAAAATTGTTTCATAGATGTTGTTGTTCAATTATTGAATCGTTCTTATCCAGAAGGTATTTTTAAGGATATTCCAATTGAGAACATATTATTAAACAATCCACCAATATGGTTTGAGCAAAATTTGACTAATCTTGTTTTACTTGCTAAGTCCAAATCAATAATTCCCATTTTAACTACGTATGCTCTAAACAAATCCAAGCATAATAATCATTTTATAGTGAGAGATGAAAAATCTGTTGCTATTATTAATCGAATTATGTCGTTTGGCATAAAAGAAATGAATTCAGTGATAGAGAAAATTGCAAAAGAACAAAATATACCTATTTTAGATTTGGATAATTCCTATCCCGTTGACGGAAATCTATTCACAGATCTAATTCATAATAACGAGCAAGGCGCACAAATAAAAGCAGAACTAATCGCTAAATTCCTAATCAACTCACACATTATCAATCTTCCCAAACACGACTAA
- a CDS encoding DUF1080 domain-containing protein — MRMVKVLFISAMLMVSGYSAMAQDVAEGQWINLFDGESLFGWVQFGDADWSVQNGVLTATKGTGGWLATTCPFANFELSAKIKVSGDGTAGLAIRVPLEGHYSENGGGAITLQAGGEYDISVRAVGNAVSASVNGNPVEGLNITNAKGHIGILYHKYHDKKKSTKIEVQSMKLKPVQLKSLFNGVDLTGWNIIPDHKSVFSVVDGALNIKDGNGQIETADVYKDFLLQLDIFVNGKALNSGVFFRGPKGVFWKGYESQVKNAWLSNDRTKPVDFGTGGIYGVQESRKVVSNDKEWYTKTIVCDGNHMAVWLNGYLVSDLYDTRPVHPEGDGKNGYVPSAGTIHLQGHDPTTDLSFKNINIQVYPEK, encoded by the coding sequence ATGCGTATGGTTAAAGTTCTTTTCATTTCAGCCATGCTAATGGTTAGTGGCTATTCTGCGATGGCTCAGGATGTTGCTGAAGGACAGTGGATAAACCTGTTCGATGGCGAATCTCTTTTTGGCTGGGTTCAGTTTGGTGATGCAGATTGGAGTGTTCAAAATGGCGTGTTAACCGCTACAAAAGGCACAGGTGGATGGCTCGCTACAACATGTCCATTTGCTAATTTTGAATTATCCGCAAAAATAAAAGTTTCTGGTGATGGCACAGCAGGTCTGGCAATTCGTGTTCCATTAGAAGGACATTATTCGGAGAATGGTGGCGGTGCTATTACATTACAAGCTGGCGGTGAATATGATATTTCCGTGCGTGCAGTGGGAAATGCAGTATCCGCATCTGTTAATGGCAATCCCGTAGAAGGATTAAATATCACAAATGCAAAAGGACATATCGGTATTCTCTATCATAAATACCATGATAAGAAAAAATCCACTAAGATTGAAGTTCAGTCAATGAAATTAAAGCCTGTTCAACTGAAATCTTTATTTAATGGCGTTGACCTGACAGGCTGGAATATTATCCCTGACCATAAATCTGTTTTCTCGGTTGTTGATGGTGCATTAAATATTAAAGATGGTAATGGACAAATTGAAACCGCGGATGTATATAAAGATTTCCTTCTACAGTTAGATATTTTTGTAAACGGTAAAGCCCTGAACAGTGGTGTTTTCTTCCGCGGTCCGAAAGGTGTATTCTGGAAAGGTTATGAGTCTCAAGTCAAGAACGCATGGCTTAGCAACGACCGCACAAAACCTGTCGATTTTGGAACGGGTGGTATCTATGGTGTTCAAGAATCCCGCAAGGTTGTATCAAATGATAAAGAATGGTATACCAAAACCATTGTTTGCGATGGCAATCACATGGCGGTGTGGTTAAATGGCTATTTAGTTAGTGATTTGTACGATACTCGCCCTGTTCATCCCGAAGGAGATGGGAAGAATGGGTATGTTCCATCTGCAGGGACGATACATTTACAAGGGCACGACCCTACAACCGATTTATCGTTCAAAAACATAAATATACAGGTGTATCCTGAAAAGTAA
- a CDS encoding SGNH/GDSL hydrolase family protein yields MKKIFRLLFVWLIVLIILFATLEILCDIYILHFMDKGTFTNYASVEQIFRRVNKERTELKATLHPYKGYFLTPNYTDGCNKHNSYGFRGDELGEKKEGEIWIACLGESTTYDSDIECWEDAYPAQLEKTLNEKGIKAKVINAGVDGWTSFEILIDFTLHVSKFPVDIVIYYGGLNDIGQTRFVYPIPDNLLERDIVLARRGIDGLFNYPFWERSSLLRIFMLKAGLAIPHTDLIFLHYSPENRMNQFIIQLIKGTYPSGIFKEVSPEKILSSNPPIWFEHNIRNLILLAKSKSITPVLMTYMINTSNKNDILIVPTSPGKDILKNIMIRGINETNDVLKKLSVELNTALYDLPSYFPTENPSLFLDLVHNTPQGAHIKAELLGEYLINSGICK; encoded by the coding sequence ATGAAAAAAATATTTAGGCTTTTATTTGTATGGTTGATAGTTCTTATAATTCTTTTTGCTACTTTGGAAATATTGTGTGATATTTATATACTCCACTTCATGGATAAAGGAACTTTTACTAATTATGCCTCAGTTGAGCAAATCTTCAGGAGAGTAAACAAGGAAAGAACAGAGTTAAAGGCGACTCTTCATCCATATAAGGGGTATTTCCTAACACCAAACTATACCGATGGTTGCAATAAGCATAATTCATACGGATTCAGGGGAGATGAACTGGGAGAAAAGAAGGAAGGCGAAATTTGGATAGCCTGTTTAGGGGAATCTACAACATATGATTCTGATATTGAATGCTGGGAAGATGCCTATCCCGCTCAATTGGAGAAAACCTTAAATGAGAAAGGGATAAAAGCAAAAGTAATTAATGCGGGTGTTGATGGCTGGACCAGTTTTGAGATTCTGATTGATTTTACACTTCATGTGTCTAAATTCCCTGTGGATATAGTTATTTATTATGGTGGGCTTAATGATATTGGACAAACACGCTTTGTCTATCCTATTCCTGATAATCTATTAGAGAGGGACATCGTTCTTGCCCGTAGGGGTATAGACGGATTATTTAATTATCCATTCTGGGAACGTAGTTCATTACTTCGGATTTTTATGTTAAAAGCAGGTTTGGCGATACCTCATACAGACTTAATTTTTCTTCATTACAGCCCTGAGAATAGGATGAACCAGTTTATCATTCAATTAATAAAAGGCACCTACCCATCAGGCATATTTAAGGAAGTTTCTCCAGAAAAAATCCTATCATCTAACCCTCCAATATGGTTCGAACACAATATTAGGAATCTTATCCTCCTGGCAAAATCAAAATCCATAACCCCTGTCTTAATGACATACATGATAAACACATCAAATAAAAATGATATTTTGATTGTACCTACATCTCCTGGGAAAGATATCTTGAAAAACATAATGATTAGAGGCATTAATGAGACTAATGATGTATTGAAAAAATTAAGTGTTGAATTAAATACCGCTTTATATGATCTACCCTCTTATTTTCCAACAGAAAATCCAAGTCTATTCCTTGATTTAGTTCATAACACACCACAAGGTGCTCATATAAAAGCGGAATTACTTGGTGAGTATTTAATTAACTCAGGAATATGTAAATGA
- a CDS encoding ATP-dependent 6-phosphofructokinase, whose product MIAKISLLGECNIISPLEKFLSEQDKKNLLFIDDNTYISNSIEINEQGEYLEKEQIYFEKAGPRKKIFFQPEKTVAGIVTCGGICPGLNNVIRSLVVELWFHYGVRKILGFRYGYEGLNPEKNLHPIQLDPEIVDEIHDEGGTILGTSRGPQAPEKMISCLYSMGVNVLFCVGGDGTHRGAYQLFHVLQEKSYPISIIGIPKTIDNDILYTSRTFGFNTAIEEARKVLICAHTEAKSVRYGIGLVKLMGRDSGFVTAYSVLASQLVNYAIIPEVTVPLHGNNGFLAWLEQRILTREHALIAIAEGAGLEWIKEGKEQQDASGNIVHPDTGKFLRDTITTYFNKKRIPAQMKYFDPSYLIRSVPANAEDSAFCDALARNAVHAGMTGRTGLTIGYIHNQFVHIPIKMVISGRKKVDPNGSLWQTVLASTGQPISK is encoded by the coding sequence ATGATTGCTAAAATTTCATTACTTGGAGAATGTAATATTATTTCACCATTAGAAAAATTTTTATCAGAACAGGATAAAAAGAATTTACTATTTATTGATGATAATACTTATATCTCTAATTCAATAGAGATTAATGAACAAGGAGAGTATTTAGAAAAAGAGCAGATATATTTTGAGAAAGCAGGTCCACGAAAGAAAATTTTCTTCCAACCCGAGAAGACAGTTGCGGGAATAGTAACCTGCGGAGGTATATGTCCAGGATTAAATAATGTAATTCGTTCCTTAGTGGTAGAATTGTGGTTTCATTATGGGGTTCGGAAAATTTTAGGTTTTCGCTATGGATATGAAGGATTAAATCCAGAAAAAAATTTACATCCGATTCAGCTTGACCCTGAAATTGTGGACGAGATACACGACGAAGGAGGAACAATATTAGGCACATCGCGGGGACCACAAGCTCCAGAAAAAATGATTTCATGTTTGTATTCTATGGGTGTTAATGTACTATTTTGTGTTGGTGGAGATGGAACACATCGTGGTGCCTATCAATTATTCCATGTATTGCAAGAAAAATCATACCCCATTTCAATAATTGGAATTCCTAAAACTATAGATAATGATATTTTATATACTTCACGAACCTTTGGTTTTAACACCGCCATTGAGGAAGCAAGGAAAGTCCTTATTTGTGCACATACAGAGGCAAAGTCTGTCCGATATGGTATAGGTTTGGTTAAGTTAATGGGTAGAGATTCAGGGTTTGTTACTGCTTATTCTGTTCTTGCAAGTCAGTTGGTTAATTATGCAATCATCCCAGAAGTAACAGTTCCTCTTCATGGTAATAATGGTTTTTTAGCATGGCTTGAGCAAAGAATCCTTACAAGAGAACATGCACTTATCGCTATTGCAGAAGGTGCAGGTTTAGAATGGATAAAAGAAGGAAAGGAACAACAAGATGCATCGGGGAATATTGTACACCCTGATACGGGTAAATTTTTAAGAGATACAATTACAACTTATTTTAATAAAAAACGAATTCCTGCACAGATGAAATATTTCGACCCAAGTTATTTAATACGAAGTGTTCCTGCGAATGCAGAAGATTCGGCTTTTTGTGATGCACTGGCTCGAAATGCAGTGCATGCAGGAATGACAGGACGCACAGGACTAACCATTGGTTATATCCATAATCAATTCGTTCATATCCCCATCAAAATGGTTATTTCAGGCCGTAAAAAAGTTGACCCGAACGGGTCCTTATGGCAAACTGTTCTCGCCAGCACAGGTCAACCCATCTCAAAGTAA